The following proteins are encoded in a genomic region of Haloarcula marina:
- a CDS encoding HTH domain-containing protein gives MATTECPTTRRAELFVRSDLPQASEKRLDAVEVGLEKLARRGVLDDYERTEWEKRIPISGDGHRPERERFNEFAEWANERGACLAPFFDTRWCYSDETGERRKELVLPVLCLAVYEDGELARVAPFAEDGTPTSLGACLAELATETAMDAGTATPTTAD, from the coding sequence ATGGCGACAACAGAGTGTCCTACGACGCGCCGCGCTGAACTGTTCGTCAGAAGCGACCTGCCACAGGCGTCCGAGAAGCGCCTCGACGCCGTCGAGGTTGGGCTGGAGAAACTCGCTCGCCGCGGGGTTCTCGACGACTACGAGCGCACCGAGTGGGAGAAACGCATCCCCATCTCCGGCGACGGCCATCGGCCCGAGCGAGAGCGATTCAACGAGTTCGCGGAGTGGGCGAACGAGCGCGGGGCCTGTCTCGCACCCTTCTTCGACACGCGGTGGTGTTACAGCGACGAGACGGGCGAGCGACGAAAGGAACTGGTCCTACCGGTTCTGTGCCTGGCCGTCTACGAAGACGGCGAACTCGCCCGCGTCGCGCCGTTCGCCGAGGACGGAACACCCACCTCCCTCGGTGCGTGCCTCGCGGAACTGGCCACAGAGACGGCGATGGACGCGGGAACCGCGACGCCGACCACTGCCGACTGA
- a CDS encoding acyl-CoA carboxylase subunit beta, protein MSQQEEPEDESDVSDPIEELREKRKQAELGGGEARIESQHEKGKMTARERIDFLVDEGTFYEVDPFVEHRSTNFGMEEKRYAGDAVVTGYGEVDGRKVFLFAHDFTVLGGSVGEVVADKICKVMDKAIENGVPVIGLNDSGGARIQEGVDSLVGFAKIFERNTKASGLIPQISAIMGPCAGGATYSPALTDFTFMVQDTSHMFITGPDVIETVTGEQVSKEELGGASSHSTKSGVAHFSYPSEEEALENIRRLLSYLPQNNMEDPPRVKPWDEPDREVPELTDIVPSAPRKPYDMTQVLDSIVDEGSLFEVHGNWARNLITGFARMDGQSVGIVANQPRVSAGTLDIDAAEKGARFIRFCDSFNIPILSFVDVPGFMPGTDQEHNGIIRRGAKLIYAYAEATVPLLSVVVRKAYGGAYIVMSSKFLGSDVNYAWPGSEMAVLGPRGAVNILYRKEIANADDPDARRQELMDDFREEFAHPYGPAKRGYLDDVIEPKDTRKRLIDDLDLLQRKREESPPKDHGNIPL, encoded by the coding sequence ATGAGCCAACAGGAAGAACCCGAAGACGAGAGCGACGTATCGGACCCGATAGAGGAACTTCGAGAGAAGCGCAAACAGGCCGAACTCGGCGGCGGCGAGGCGCGCATCGAGTCCCAACACGAGAAGGGCAAGATGACCGCCCGCGAGCGCATCGACTTCCTCGTCGACGAGGGGACGTTCTACGAGGTGGACCCCTTCGTCGAACACCGCTCGACCAACTTCGGCATGGAGGAGAAGCGCTACGCCGGTGACGCCGTCGTCACGGGCTACGGGGAAGTCGACGGGCGCAAGGTGTTCCTCTTCGCCCACGATTTCACCGTCCTCGGCGGGTCCGTCGGCGAAGTCGTCGCCGACAAAATCTGTAAGGTGATGGACAAGGCCATCGAGAACGGCGTGCCGGTCATCGGCCTGAACGACTCCGGGGGCGCACGCATCCAGGAGGGCGTCGACTCGCTCGTCGGCTTCGCGAAGATTTTCGAACGGAACACGAAGGCCAGCGGCCTCATCCCGCAGATTTCGGCCATCATGGGTCCGTGTGCGGGCGGTGCGACGTACTCCCCTGCACTGACGGACTTCACGTTCATGGTGCAGGACACCAGCCACATGTTCATCACCGGGCCGGACGTCATCGAGACGGTCACCGGCGAACAGGTGTCCAAAGAGGAACTCGGCGGGGCCAGTTCCCACTCGACGAAGTCCGGGGTGGCGCACTTCTCGTACCCCTCCGAGGAGGAGGCCTTGGAGAACATCCGCCGCCTGCTCTCCTACCTCCCGCAGAACAACATGGAGGACCCGCCGCGGGTCAAGCCGTGGGACGAACCCGACCGCGAAGTCCCGGAGTTGACCGACATCGTTCCCTCCGCACCGCGCAAGCCCTACGACATGACGCAGGTCCTCGACAGCATCGTCGACGAGGGGTCGCTGTTCGAGGTCCACGGGAACTGGGCTCGCAACCTCATCACCGGCTTCGCCCGGATGGACGGCCAGTCTGTCGGTATCGTCGCGAATCAACCGCGCGTGAGTGCGGGGACGCTGGACATCGACGCCGCCGAGAAGGGCGCGCGGTTCATCCGCTTCTGTGACTCGTTCAACATCCCCATCCTCTCGTTCGTCGACGTGCCCGGGTTCATGCCCGGCACGGACCAAGAGCACAACGGCATCATCCGCCGCGGCGCGAAACTCATCTACGCCTACGCCGAGGCGACGGTCCCGCTCCTCTCCGTCGTCGTCAGGAAAGCCTACGGCGGCGCGTACATCGTCATGTCCTCGAAGTTCCTCGGGAGCGACGTGAACTACGCGTGGCCCGGGTCGGAGATGGCCGTCCTCGGCCCGCGCGGCGCGGTCAACATCCTCTACCGAAAGGAAATCGCGAACGCCGACGACCCCGACGCGAGGCGGCAGGAACTGATGGACGACTTCCGCGAGGAGTTCGCCCATCCCTACGGCCCGGCCAAACGGGGCTACCTGGACGACGTTATCGAACCGAAGGACACGCGCAAGCGCCTCATCGACGACTTGGACCTGCTTCAGCGCAAGCGCGAGGAGAGTCCACCGAAAGACCACGGCAACATCCCGCTCTAA
- a CDS encoding beta-ketoacyl-ACP reductase encodes MNLDNQTCVVTGSSRGIGRGIAKDLGRHGANVVVNYRSSEEEARNVVESIRDEGGDAIASQADVAKPDEVQAMREEVADEFGPADVLVNNAGITIDKKFEYMTREDWDTVINVNLGGVFNCTDAFYDDIMHAEHGRLINISSVVGQQGNIGQANYATTKSGLFGFTRTLALELAHTGSTANCVAPGFVKTDMLDEVPERVQEKILRNIPLDRFAEVEDISCIVRFVASEESSYMTGQVLGVNGGMEW; translated from the coding sequence ATGAACCTCGATAACCAAACCTGCGTGGTCACGGGCTCGTCGCGCGGTATCGGTCGCGGCATCGCGAAAGATCTCGGACGACACGGGGCCAACGTCGTCGTCAACTACCGCTCCTCCGAGGAGGAGGCGCGTAACGTCGTCGAGAGCATCCGAGACGAGGGCGGCGACGCTATCGCGTCGCAAGCCGACGTCGCCAAACCCGACGAGGTGCAGGCGATGCGCGAGGAGGTGGCCGACGAGTTCGGTCCGGCCGACGTACTCGTGAACAACGCGGGTATCACCATCGACAAGAAGTTCGAGTACATGACCCGCGAGGACTGGGACACCGTCATCAACGTCAACCTCGGCGGCGTGTTCAACTGTACCGACGCCTTCTACGACGACATCATGCACGCCGAACACGGCCGACTCATCAACATCTCCAGCGTCGTCGGCCAACAGGGCAACATCGGACAGGCCAACTACGCCACGACGAAGTCCGGCCTGTTCGGTTTCACGCGCACGCTCGCGCTCGAACTCGCACACACCGGGTCGACCGCGAACTGCGTCGCTCCGGGATTCGTCAAGACGGACATGCTGGACGAGGTGCCCGAGCGCGTCCAGGAGAAAATCCTCCGGAACATCCCGCTCGACCGATTCGCCGAGGTGGAGGACATCTCCTGTATCGTCCGCTTCGTCGCCAGCGAGGAGTCGAGTTACATGACCGGTCAGGTCCTGGGCGTCAACGGGGGCATGGAGTGGTAA
- a CDS encoding thiolase C-terminal domain-containing protein: protein MAVAVIGASMTKFGQRDAWIQELLSQAGEECLEDAGVSPKEVEHLYVSNMASGEFEGQTGVMNALAHDIGVLPAYSERVDQTSSSGGAGIYEAWQSVASGASDMTLLVGGEKMTHKTTGQATDIIASITHPVEYKHGVTLPSFAGMTARHYLERFDAPRESLARVAVKNHKNGVDNPKAQFQKEITMEKALESPIIADPLRLYDFCPITDGSAAMMFTTEERAKEITDEYAVVSGVGGATDTHVVHERDDPTIMGGVVESSKQAYEMSGLGPDDLDVAELHDMFTILEFLQLEGIGVAEQGTAWEMAMDGTTAKDGDLPINTSGGLKSKGHPLGASGVAQGVEIYEQLVGEAGPRQVEADTALACNVGGFGNCVITTIMEAAE, encoded by the coding sequence ATGGCAGTCGCAGTAATCGGCGCGTCGATGACGAAGTTCGGGCAGCGCGACGCCTGGATTCAGGAACTCCTCTCGCAGGCGGGCGAGGAGTGTCTTGAAGACGCGGGCGTCTCGCCGAAAGAAGTAGAGCACCTGTACGTCTCGAACATGGCGAGCGGTGAGTTCGAGGGACAGACCGGCGTGATGAACGCGCTGGCGCACGACATCGGGGTGCTGCCAGCCTACAGCGAACGGGTCGACCAGACCTCCTCGTCGGGCGGCGCGGGTATCTACGAGGCGTGGCAGTCCGTCGCCTCCGGGGCCAGCGACATGACCCTGCTCGTCGGCGGCGAGAAGATGACCCACAAGACGACGGGACAGGCGACGGACATCATCGCGTCCATCACCCACCCCGTCGAGTACAAGCACGGCGTCACCCTGCCGTCGTTCGCCGGGATGACCGCGCGACACTACCTCGAACGGTTCGACGCCCCGCGCGAATCGCTCGCGCGCGTGGCGGTCAAGAACCACAAGAACGGCGTCGACAACCCAAAGGCGCAGTTCCAGAAGGAGATTACGATGGAGAAGGCGCTGGAGTCGCCCATCATCGCCGACCCGCTTCGACTGTACGACTTCTGTCCCATCACCGACGGGAGCGCGGCGATGATGTTCACCACGGAGGAGCGCGCGAAAGAGATTACCGACGAGTACGCCGTCGTCTCCGGCGTCGGCGGGGCTACGGACACCCACGTCGTCCACGAACGCGACGACCCGACAATCATGGGCGGGGTCGTCGAGTCGAGCAAACAGGCCTACGAGATGTCGGGTCTCGGGCCCGACGACCTGGACGTGGCGGAACTCCACGACATGTTCACCATCCTCGAGTTCCTCCAGTTGGAGGGTATCGGGGTCGCAGAACAGGGCACCGCGTGGGAGATGGCGATGGACGGGACGACGGCGAAAGACGGCGACCTGCCCATCAACACCTCCGGCGGACTGAAGTCGAAGGGCCACCCGCTCGGGGCCAGCGGCGTCGCACAGGGCGTCGAGATTTACGAGCAACTCGTCGGCGAGGCCGGACCTCGACAGGTCGAGGCCGACACCGCACTGGCGTGTAACGTCGGCGGGTTCGGGAACTGTGTCATCACCACCATCATGGAGGCTGCAGAATGA
- a CDS encoding alpha-1 4-glucan-protein synthase — protein MSQDVCVVVPTIRNHECMRDYFENARRHGFDLDRTFVVLVTEDFCDTDAMERMLDEEGVDGAVFDGTAREAWFEEHGLSEYDHLIPAASHAQTSFGLLYLWANDRFDYGVFIDDDTLPHQDEDFFGTHMDNLAFEGEIEAVGSDERWVNVLYQNEDEHGLYPRGYPYAAMDEEVETGTATVDDVVASQGLWTNVPDLDAVRILMDGDLQGQAQTRTGAEDFEGDFVAAEGNYLTVCSMNLAFRREVVPAFYQLPMDDNEWDVGRFDDIWSGLFLKRACDVLGKNIYNGGPLCEHNKAPRSTFSDLTNEVHGLELNEHVWEEIDAVGDDADSYAEAFEAMGRRLAEGDYDDWENGAFLNYCGEFMLDWLDCLDAIETATAEPAVAAAED, from the coding sequence ATGAGCCAAGACGTGTGTGTCGTCGTTCCGACGATTCGCAACCACGAGTGTATGCGGGACTACTTCGAGAACGCCCGCCGCCACGGGTTCGACCTGGACAGAACGTTCGTCGTCCTCGTCACCGAGGACTTCTGTGACACCGACGCGATGGAACGGATGCTCGACGAGGAGGGCGTCGACGGCGCTGTCTTCGACGGGACCGCCCGCGAGGCGTGGTTCGAAGAGCACGGCCTCTCCGAGTACGACCACCTGATTCCCGCGGCGTCCCACGCACAGACCTCGTTCGGCCTGCTCTACCTGTGGGCCAACGACCGGTTCGACTACGGCGTCTTCATCGACGACGACACGCTCCCCCATCAGGACGAAGATTTCTTCGGCACGCACATGGACAATCTCGCCTTCGAAGGCGAAATCGAGGCAGTCGGGTCCGACGAGCGGTGGGTCAACGTGCTCTATCAGAACGAGGACGAACACGGCCTCTACCCCCGCGGCTACCCCTACGCGGCGATGGACGAAGAAGTCGAGACGGGGACGGCCACCGTCGACGACGTGGTCGCCTCGCAGGGCCTCTGGACGAACGTCCCCGACCTCGACGCCGTCCGAATCCTGATGGACGGCGACCTGCAGGGACAGGCCCAGACCCGAACCGGGGCCGAGGACTTCGAGGGGGACTTCGTCGCCGCGGAGGGGAACTACCTCACCGTCTGCTCGATGAATCTGGCCTTCCGCCGGGAAGTCGTCCCGGCGTTCTACCAACTCCCGATGGACGACAACGAGTGGGACGTGGGCCGGTTCGACGACATCTGGTCGGGCCTGTTCCTCAAGCGCGCGTGTGACGTTCTCGGGAAGAACATCTACAACGGCGGCCCGCTGTGCGAACACAACAAGGCGCCGCGCTCTACGTTCTCGGACCTCACCAACGAGGTGCACGGCCTCGAACTCAACGAACACGTCTGGGAAGAGATAGACGCCGTCGGCGACGACGCCGACTCCTACGCCGAGGCGTTCGAGGCGATGGGCCGACGACTCGCCGAGGGCGACTACGACGACTGGGAGAACGGCGCGTTCCTCAACTACTGCGGCGAGTTCATGCTCGACTGGCTTGACTGTCTCGACGCCATCGAGACGGCGACAGCAGAGCCAGCGGTTGCGGCAGCGGAGGACTAA
- a CDS encoding Zn-ribbon domain-containing OB-fold protein produces the protein MTLEAGKCPNGHVSYPTHPRCPDCGEPQEETLNLAEKTGEVVTWTTSTATPPGVRQPNTMAIVEFDVDGQAVRALGQVTTDDVETGDEVEPVYVEELRDPEAGIRVPESMSWDGYRWEPV, from the coding sequence ATGACGCTCGAAGCAGGCAAGTGTCCGAACGGTCACGTCTCGTATCCCACGCATCCGCGCTGTCCGGACTGTGGCGAACCGCAAGAAGAAACGCTGAACCTCGCCGAGAAGACGGGCGAAGTCGTCACGTGGACCACGTCGACGGCGACGCCGCCGGGCGTCCGGCAACCGAACACGATGGCTATCGTCGAGTTCGACGTGGACGGCCAAGCGGTCCGCGCACTCGGGCAAGTGACGACGGACGACGTAGAGACCGGCGACGAAGTCGAACCGGTCTACGTCGAAGAACTTCGGGACCCCGAGGCCGGTATCCGCGTCCCCGAGAGCATGTCGTGGGACGGCTACCGGTGGGAACCCGTCTGA
- a CDS encoding extracellular solute-binding protein — protein MTDTSDDSRSSTPSRRRFVTAGGAAMVTALAGCSSILGNGDDDSVSGSISLADFRGSGPLVSQRESPGGTSIEDLPDLDGELTLYLGGGEGGLYLDLIDLFEQKYDNFTANHRLEPSSDLANAIIQESEADATQADVFMAVDAGSLGAVANAGATAPLPDEALSSVRDSFQDGQGRWVGIAGRARAVPYNTDRLSASDMPSTVQEFPETGALQGAMGWAPTYGAFQSFITAMRLIRGDDETRAWLEAMLDHGVTEYDNEFRVSNSVADGELAAGFANHYYSLRVRSARESAPLELAFTEGDAGALVNVSGVEIVDGTDNADLAANFVRHVLSAEAQEFFATRTFAYPMIPGVAPVGGLPRIDELNPPDIDLTELADVDGTVDLLREAGVL, from the coding sequence ATGACCGACACCTCCGACGACTCACGCAGTTCGACGCCGTCGCGGCGACGGTTCGTCACCGCTGGCGGCGCGGCGATGGTTACCGCGCTGGCCGGGTGTTCGAGCATCCTCGGTAACGGCGACGATGACAGCGTCTCCGGCAGTATCTCTCTCGCAGATTTCCGCGGTTCCGGCCCGCTCGTCAGCCAACGCGAGTCCCCCGGCGGCACTTCTATCGAGGACTTGCCCGACCTCGACGGCGAACTCACCCTCTACCTCGGCGGCGGCGAGGGCGGCCTCTATCTCGACCTCATCGACCTCTTCGAGCAGAAGTACGACAACTTCACCGCCAACCACCGCCTCGAACCCTCCAGCGACCTCGCGAACGCCATCATCCAAGAGTCCGAGGCCGACGCGACGCAGGCCGACGTGTTCATGGCCGTCGACGCCGGGTCCCTCGGGGCCGTCGCCAACGCCGGGGCGACCGCACCGCTCCCGGACGAAGCCCTCTCGTCGGTCCGCGATTCCTTCCAAGACGGGCAGGGCCGCTGGGTCGGCATCGCCGGTCGCGCTCGCGCCGTGCCGTACAACACCGACCGACTCTCGGCGTCCGACATGCCCTCGACGGTACAGGAGTTCCCCGAGACCGGCGCGCTCCAGGGCGCGATGGGATGGGCACCGACCTACGGCGCGTTCCAGTCGTTCATCACCGCGATGCGACTCATCCGCGGCGACGATGAGACCCGTGCGTGGCTGGAGGCGATGCTGGACCACGGCGTCACCGAGTACGACAACGAGTTCCGCGTCTCGAACTCCGTCGCCGACGGCGAACTCGCCGCCGGGTTCGCGAACCACTACTACTCGCTCCGGGTGCGGTCGGCCCGCGAGTCCGCACCGCTCGAACTCGCCTTCACCGAGGGCGACGCCGGTGCCCTCGTCAACGTCTCCGGCGTGGAAATCGTCGACGGCACGGACAACGCCGACCTCGCCGCGAACTTCGTCCGACACGTCCTCTCGGCGGAGGCACAGGAGTTCTTCGCGACGCGGACGTTCGCGTACCCCATGATTCCGGGCGTCGCGCCGGTCGGCGGCCTGCCGCGCATCGACGAGTTGAATCCGCCGGACATCGACCTGACCGAACTGGCCGACGTGGACGGAACAGTCGACTTACTGCGGGAGGCGGGCGTTCTCTGA
- a CDS encoding HTH domain-containing protein — MTQSRRLAVYLRSPVPGDTERRQASVLSRAETLHQQEFVDDISVTYWHRLSTGSDTAEAAEIAAMEAWAAEHDCTLAPTFDRHERHSAFLGDDSVVTLPVVCLAYYEDDDLVGVYPHAGPCGHCTVTDGLDRIESALRSGESLAQTGSHR, encoded by the coding sequence ATGACACAATCGAGACGGTTGGCAGTGTATCTCCGGTCGCCGGTCCCCGGAGATACTGAGCGGCGACAGGCATCTGTCCTCTCCCGCGCAGAAACGTTGCACCAGCAGGAGTTCGTAGACGATATCTCGGTCACATACTGGCACCGACTCTCGACAGGGTCTGACACCGCCGAGGCCGCGGAAATCGCGGCGATGGAAGCGTGGGCCGCCGAACACGACTGCACGCTCGCGCCGACGTTCGACCGGCACGAGCGACACAGCGCCTTCCTCGGCGACGACTCGGTGGTGACGCTCCCGGTGGTCTGTCTCGCCTACTACGAGGACGATGACCTCGTGGGCGTCTACCCGCACGCCGGACCGTGCGGTCACTGCACCGTCACGGACGGCCTGGACAGAATCGAATCGGCGTTACGGTCCGGTGAATCGCTCGCTCAGACGGGTTCCCACCGGTAG